In the Oryza glaberrima chromosome 6, OglaRS2, whole genome shotgun sequence genome, one interval contains:
- the LOC127777129 gene encoding protein transport protein SFT2-like, whose amino-acid sequence MQAWFSGTGPSASSASSSSSSPPQPSLLAEWNSYAAARSAEEEDGGGGGFGIDIEAAVRSANDRVSGTFGVVSKGVLGLPGSFKSTTSSVPSSKSLVYFGLFLASGIFLVFIAFTIFLPVMVIMPQKFAICFTAGCAFIIGSFFALKGPKNQLYHMISKERLPFTMGFVGSMAATIYVSMVLHSYILSVFFSCLQVLALAYYAISYFPGGSAGMKFLSSALVSSVLRCFGR is encoded by the exons ATGCAGGCGTGGTTCTCCGGCACGGGGccctccgcctcgtcggcgtcgtcgtcgtcgtcgtcgccgccgcagccgtcgctgcTCGCGGAATGGAACTcctacgccgccgcgcgctccgcggaggaggaggacggcggcgggggaggcttCGGGATCGACATCGAGGCCGCCGTCCGCTCCGCCAACGACCGCGTCTCCGGCACCTTCGGCGT GGTATCTAAAGGTGTTCTAGGGTTGCCAGGCAGCTTCAAGTCCACAACAAGCAGTGTTCCATCGAGCAAATCACTTGTGTATTTTGGCCTTTTTCTTGCTAGTGGAATATTCCTAGTTTTCATTGCGTTCACGATATTTCTGCCAGTCATGGTAATCATGCCTCAAAAGTTTGCCATCTGTTTCACGGCGGGATGCGCCTTCATAATTGGATCATTCTTTGCGCTAAAAGGGCCCAAGAATCAGCTCTATCATATGATTTCCAAAGAG AGGTTACCTTTCACCATGGGATTTGTGGGCAGCATGGCTGCTACCATCTACGTGTCAATGGTGCTCCATAGCTACATACTTTCAGTTTTCTTCTCTTGTCTTCAG GTACTTGCGCTAGCATATTATGCTATTTCATACTTCCCCGGGGGATCTGCTGGAATGAAGTTTCTATCATCTGCACTTGTGTCCTCTGTGCTGAGATGCTTTGGGCGATGA
- the LOC127777127 gene encoding fructose-bisphosphate aldolase 5, cytosolic-like, producing MSAFVGKYADELIKTAKYIATPGKGILAADESTGTIGKRLASINVENVEPNRQALRELLFTTPGAFQYLSGVILFEETLYQSTAAGTPFVDVLKAGGVVPGIKVDKGTVDIAGTNGETTTQGLDSLGARCAKYYEAGARFAKWRAVLKIGAAGEPSELAVKQNAEGLARYALICQENGLVPIVEPEILTDGAHDIKTCAAVTERVLAAVYKSLNDHKVLLEGTLLKPNMVTPGSDSPKVGAEVIGEYTVAALRRTVPPAVPGIVFLSGGQSEEEASQNLNAMNKLEVLKPWTLTFSFGRALQQSTIKKWGGKKENVAAAQAAFLARCKANSEATLGKYGGAAGDAATSESLYVKGYTY from the exons ATGTCTGCCTTTGTGGGAAAATACGCAG ATGAGCTGATCAAGACGGCCAAGTACATCGCGACGCCGGGGAAGggcatcctcgccgccgacgagtcgACGGGCACCATCGGCAAGCGCCTGGCCAGCATCAACGTGGAGAACGTGGAGCCCAACCGCCAGGCGCTCCGGGAGCTCCTCTTCACGACGCCCGGCGCGTTCCAGTACCTCTCCGGCGTCATCCTCTTCGAGGAGACGCTCTACCAGAGCACGGCCGCCGGCACGCCGTTCGTCGACGTGCTCAaggccggcggcgtcgtgccGGGGATCAAGGTGGACAAGGGCACCGTGGACATCGCCGGCACCAACGGCGAGACCACCACCCAGGGCCTCGACTCCCTGGGCGCGCGCTGCGCCAAGTACTACGAGGCCGGCGCCCGCTTCGCCAAGTGGCGGGCCGTGCTCAagatcggcgccgccggcgagccgtcCGAGCTCGCCGTCAAGCAGAACGCCGAGGGCCTCGCCCGGTACGCGCTCATCTGCCAGGAGAACGGCCTCGTCCCCATCGTCGAGCCCGAGATCCTCACCGACGGCGCCCACGACATCAAGAcctgcgccgccgtcaccgagcgcgtcctcgccgccgtctacAAGTCTCTCAACGACCACAAGGTCCTCCTCGAGGGCACCCTCCTCAAGCCCAACATGGTCACCCCTGGCTCCGACAGCCCAAAG GTTGGCGCGGAGGTGATAGGGGAGTacacggtggcggcgctgcggcgcACGGTGCCACCGGCGGTGCCCGGGATAGTGTTCCTCTCCGGCGGGcagagcgaggaggaggcgtcGCAGAACCTGAACGCCATGAACAAGCTGGAGGTGCTCAAGCCATGGACGCTCACCTTCTCCTTCGGCCGTGCCCTGCAGCAGAGCACCATCAAGAAGTGGGGCGGCAAGAAGGAgaacgtcgccgccgcgcaggcTGCCTTCCTCGCCCGGTGCAAGGCCAACTCCGAGGCCACGCTCGGCAAgtacggcggcgccgccggcgacgccgccacgTCCGAGAGCTTGTACGTCAAGGGCTACACCTACTAG